A section of the Camelus dromedarius isolate mCamDro1 chromosome 14, mCamDro1.pat, whole genome shotgun sequence genome encodes:
- the TAS1R2 gene encoding taste receptor type 1 member 2, which translates to MGPQGRAVCSLLFLLRALANSDSDFYLPGDYLLGGLFTLHANMKGIVHLDYLQVPKCKEYEMKILGYNLMQAMRFAVEEINSASSLLPGVQLGYEMVDICYVSNNVQPVLYFLSQDDYFLPIQEDYTHYKPRVVAVIGPDNSDAAIAVAYFLSLFLLPQITYSAISNELGDKLRFPALLRTVTRVDHHIEAMVQLMVHFRWNWIIVLGSGDDYGRDNSQLLHQRLAHLDICIAFQETLPTPQPNQTVTQSERESLEAIVGKLRQSTARVVVLFSPELALYNFFQEVLRQNLTDTVWIASESWAIDPVLHSLTELQRTGTFLGITTANVHIPGFSEFRVRSSQARGPAPNRTTPGATCNQECDTCLNATKSFNNILRLSGERVVYSVYSAVYAVAHALHSLLGCNQTSCRKEVVYPWRLLQEVWKVNFSLLGHQIVFNQQGDLSMQLDVIQWQWDLSQNPFKSIASYDPSQWKLKDIGDISWHTPNNTIPVSRCSKSCQPGQKKKPVGLHPCCFECIDCLPGSFLNQTADEFECQPCPKYEWSHRNDTSCFKRKLIFLEWNEAPTIIVAMLAALGFLSTLAISVIFWRHFQTPMVRSAGGPMCFLMLTPLLLSYMVSPVYVGPPTVSTCFCRQAFFTLCFTVCISCITVRSFQIVCVFKMASRLPRAYSYWVRYQGPYVFVASITVLKLVIVGGSLLTTTTTLTHLNDPVDPKVMILSCNPNYHQILLTNTSLDLLLSVLGFGFAYVGKELPTNYNEAKFITLCMTFYFISSVSLCTFMSVYDGVLVTIMDFLVTVLNLLGISLGYFGPKCYMILFYPERNTQAYFNSVIQGYTMGKD; encoded by the exons ATGGGACCCCAGGGCAGGGCGGTCTgctccctgctcttcctgctACGGGCCCTGGCTAACTCGGACTCGGACTTTTACCTGCCTGGGGATTACCTCCTGGGGGGCCTTTTCACCCTCCATGCCAACATGAAGGGCATCGTCCACCTCGACTACCTGCAGGTGCCCAAGTGCAAGGA GTATGAGATGAAGATTCTGGGCTACAACCTCATGCAGGCCATGCGCTTCGCAGTGGAGGAGATCAACAGTGCCAGCAGCCTGCTGCCCGGCGTGCAGCTGGGCTACGAGATGGTGGATATCTGCTATGTATCCAACAACGTCCAGCCCGTGCTCTACTTCCTGTCCCAGGACGACTACTTCCTGCCCATCCAGGAGGACTACACCCACTACAAGCCCCGCGTGGTGGCCGTCATTGGACCTGACAACTCTGATGCTGCCATAGCTGTGGcctacttcctctctctcttcctccttccacag aTCACCTACAGCGCCATCAGCAACGAGCTGGGTGACAAGCTGCGTTTCCCTGCGCTCCTGCGCACGGTAACCCGCGTGGATCACCACATCGAGGCCATGGTGCAGCTGATGGTGCACTTCCGCTGGAACTGGATCATCGTGCTGGGGAGCGGCGACGACTACGGCCGTGACAACAGCCAGCTGCTCCACCAGCGCCTGGCCCACCTTGACATCTGCATCGCTTTCCAGGAGACACTGCCCACGCCGCAGCCCAACCAGACGGTGACACAGTCGGAGCGCGAGAGCCTGGAGGCCATCGTGGGCAAGCTGCGGCAGAGCACCGCGCGAGTTGTGGTCCTGTTCTCGCCGGAACTGGCCCTGTACAACTTCTTCCAAGAGGTGCTGCGCCAGAACTTAACGGACACCGTGTGGATCGCTTCCGAGTCCTGGGCCATCGACCCAGTCCTGCACAGCCTCACAGAGCTGCAGCGCACGGGCACCTTCCTGGGCATCACCACCGCGAACGTGCACATCCCAGGCTTCAGCGAGTTCCGGGTGCGCAGCTCCCAGGCCAGGGGGCCCGCACCCAACAGGACCACCCCGGGAGCCACCTGCAATCAGGAGTGTGACACCTGTCTGAACGCCACCAAGTCTTTCAACAACATCCTCAGGCTCTCAGGGGAGCGCGTGGTTTACAGCGTGTACTCCGCAGTCTACGCCGTGGCCCACGCGCTGCACAGCCTGCTGGGCTGCAATCAGACCAGCTGCCGCAAGGAGGTGGTCTACCCTTGGCGG CTACTTCAGGAGGTCTGGAAGGTCAACTTCAGCCTTCTGGGCCACCAAATCGTCTTCAACCAGCAAGGGGACCTGTCCATGCAGCTGGATGTCATCCAGTGGCAGTGGGACCTGAGCCAGAACCCTTTCAAGAGCATCGCCTCCTACGACCCATCGCAGTGGAAGCTGAAGGACATTGGTGACATCTCCTGGCACACCCCCAACAACACG atCCCTGTGTCCAGGTGTTCCAAGAGCTGCCAGCCTGGGCAAAAGAAGAAGCCAGTGGGCCTTCACCCCTGCTGCTTCGAGTGCATTGACTGCCTCCCTGGCAGCTTCCTCAACCAAACTGCAG ATGAATTTGAGTGCCAGCCCTGCCCAAAGTACGAGTGGTCGCACAGGAATGACACCTCCTGCTTCAAGCGGAAGCTGATCTTCCTTGAATGGAACGAAGCACCCACCATCATTGTGGCCATGCTGGCTGCCCTGGGCTTCCTCAGCACACTGGCCATCTCGGTCATCTTTTGGAGGCACTTTCAGACGCCCATGGTTCGCTCGGCCGGGGGGCCCATGTGCTTCCTGATGCTGACGCCGCTGCTGTTGTCGTACATGGTGAGCCCCGTGTACGTGGGGCCGCCCACGGTCTCCACGTGCTTCTGCCGCCAGGCCTTCTTCACACTCTGCTTCACTGTCTGCATCTCCTGCATCACCGTGCGCTCCTTCCAGATCGTCTGTGTCTTCAAGATGGCCAGCCGCCTCCCGCGTGCCTACAGCTACTGGGTCCGCTACCAAGGGCCCTACGTCTTTGTGGCGTCCATCACGGTGCTCAAGTTGGTCATCGTCGGGGGAAGCCTACTGACCACGACCACTACCCTCACCCACCTCAATGACCCTGTTGACCCCAAGGTCATGATCCTGTCCTGCAACCCCAACTACCACCAGATACTGCTGACCAACACCAGCCTGGACCTGCTCCTCTCCGTGCTGGGCTTCGGCTTTGCCTACGTGGGCAAGGAGCTGCCCACCAACTACAACGAGGCCAAGTTCATCACCTTGTGCATGACCTTCTACTTCatctcctctgtctccctctgcacCTTCATGTCCGTCTATGATGGGGTGCTGGTCACCATCATGGACTTCTTGGT